A window from Streptomyces sp. NBC_00335 encodes these proteins:
- a CDS encoding DNA gyrase/topoisomerase IV subunit A has product MARRSTKTPPPEDFEEKILDIDVVDEMQGSFLEYAYSVIYSRALPDARDGMKPVHRRIVYQMNEMGLRPDRGYVKCARVVGEVMGKLHPHGDASIYDALVRMAQPFSMRLPLVDGHGNFGSLGNDDPPAAMRYTESKMADAASLMTDGIDENTVDFAANYDGQEREPVVLPAAYPNLLVNGASGIAVGMATNMAPHNLGEVIAAARHLIRYPEADLEALMRFVPGPDLPTGGRIVGLAGIKDAYENGRGTFKIRATVALEDVTPRRKGLVVTELPFTVGPEKVIAKIKDLVGSKKLQGIADVKDLTDRSHGLRLVIEIKNGFHPEAVLEQLYKLTPMEETFGINNVALVDGQPLTLGLKELLEVYLDHRFEVVRRRSEFRRGKRRDRLHLVEGLLVALLDIDEVIRIIRDSDNSAQAKERLMERFSLSEIQTQYILDTPLRRLTRFDRIELESERDRLAGEIDELTGILDSDSELRKLVSAELAAVSKKFGTERRTVLLESAGTPVAAVPLEVEDTPCRVLLSSTGLLARTPNADPLPEEEGGARAKHDLIVSQVAATARADIGVVTSYGRLLRLSVIDLPQLPDTHAAPNLAGGAPVTEFLSALEPDEKVVCLTSLDESGQGLALGTEQGVVKRVVPDYPANKDELEVITLKDGDRIIGAVELRTGEEDLVFITDDAQLLRYPAGQVRPQGRPAGGMAGIKLADGAKVIHFSAVDPAREAVVFTVAGSHGTLDDSLQSGKLTPFDQYPRKGRATGGVRCQRFLKGEDVLLLAWAGTSPVRAAAANGTPALLPAVDPRRDGSGTALPAVVAALAGAVL; this is encoded by the coding sequence ATGGCCCGCCGCAGCACGAAGACCCCGCCGCCGGAGGATTTCGAGGAGAAGATCCTCGACATCGACGTCGTCGACGAAATGCAGGGCTCCTTCCTCGAGTACGCGTACTCGGTGATCTACTCCCGTGCCCTGCCCGACGCCCGCGACGGCATGAAGCCGGTGCACCGGCGCATCGTCTACCAGATGAACGAGATGGGCCTGCGCCCCGACCGCGGCTACGTGAAGTGCGCCCGTGTCGTCGGCGAGGTCATGGGCAAGCTGCACCCGCACGGCGACGCGTCGATCTACGACGCCCTCGTGCGCATGGCGCAGCCCTTCTCCATGCGGCTCCCGCTGGTCGACGGCCACGGCAACTTCGGCTCGCTCGGCAACGACGACCCGCCCGCCGCGATGCGGTACACCGAGTCGAAGATGGCCGACGCCGCCTCGCTGATGACGGACGGGATCGACGAGAACACCGTCGACTTCGCCGCGAACTACGACGGCCAGGAGCGCGAACCGGTCGTCCTGCCGGCCGCGTACCCGAACCTGCTGGTCAACGGCGCGTCCGGGATCGCGGTGGGCATGGCCACCAACATGGCCCCGCACAACCTCGGCGAGGTCATCGCGGCCGCCCGCCACCTGATCCGCTACCCGGAGGCGGACCTGGAAGCGCTGATGCGCTTCGTGCCGGGTCCCGACCTGCCCACCGGTGGCCGGATCGTGGGCCTCGCCGGAATCAAGGACGCCTACGAGAACGGCCGCGGCACCTTCAAGATCCGTGCCACGGTGGCCCTGGAGGACGTGACCCCGCGCCGCAAGGGGCTGGTCGTCACCGAACTGCCCTTCACGGTCGGTCCCGAGAAGGTCATCGCGAAGATCAAGGACCTGGTCGGCTCGAAGAAGCTCCAGGGCATCGCGGACGTCAAGGACCTCACGGACCGCTCGCACGGCCTGCGCCTGGTCATCGAGATCAAGAACGGCTTCCACCCCGAGGCCGTGCTGGAGCAGCTGTACAAGCTGACGCCGATGGAGGAGACCTTCGGCATCAACAACGTCGCGCTGGTCGACGGACAGCCGCTGACGCTGGGCCTCAAGGAGCTGCTGGAGGTCTACCTCGACCACCGCTTCGAGGTCGTGCGCCGGCGCAGCGAGTTCCGCCGCGGCAAGCGCCGCGACCGGCTGCACCTGGTCGAGGGCCTGCTGGTGGCGCTGCTCGACATCGACGAGGTCATCCGGATCATCCGGGACAGCGACAACTCCGCTCAGGCCAAGGAGCGCCTGATGGAGCGCTTCTCGCTGAGCGAGATCCAGACCCAGTACATCCTGGACACCCCGCTGCGCCGGCTCACCCGCTTCGACCGGATCGAGCTGGAGTCCGAGCGCGACCGGCTGGCCGGCGAGATCGACGAGCTGACCGGGATCCTCGACTCCGACAGCGAGCTGCGCAAGCTCGTCTCGGCGGAACTGGCCGCGGTCTCGAAGAAGTTCGGCACGGAGCGCCGTACGGTGCTGCTGGAGTCGGCGGGGACGCCGGTCGCGGCGGTCCCGCTGGAGGTCGAGGACACCCCGTGCCGGGTGCTGCTGTCCTCCACGGGGCTGCTCGCCCGTACGCCGAACGCCGACCCGCTCCCCGAGGAGGAGGGCGGCGCCCGCGCCAAGCACGACCTGATCGTCTCGCAGGTCGCGGCGACCGCGCGGGCGGACATCGGCGTGGTCACCTCGTACGGGCGGCTCCTGCGGCTGTCGGTGATCGACCTGCCGCAGCTGCCCGACACCCACGCCGCGCCGAACCTCGCGGGCGGCGCCCCGGTCACGGAGTTCCTCTCCGCACTGGAACCCGACGAGAAGGTCGTCTGCCTGACCTCGCTGGACGAGTCCGGGCAGGGGCTGGCGCTCGGCACCGAGCAGGGCGTGGTCAAGCGGGTCGTGCCGGACTATCCGGCCAACAAGGACGAGCTGGAGGTCATCACCCTCAAGGACGGTGACCGGATCATCGGAGCGGTCGAGCTGCGCACGGGCGAGGAGGACCTCGTCTTCATCACCGACGACGCCCAGCTGCTGCGCTACCCGGCGGGCCAGGTCCGCCCGCAGGGCCGCCCCGCGGGCGGTATGGCGGGCATCAAGCTCGCGGACGGCGCCAAGGTGATCCACTTCTCGGCGGTGGACCCGGCGCGCGAGGCCGTGGTATTCACGGTGGCGGGCTCGCACGGGACGCTGGACGACTCGTTGCAGTCCGGGAAGCTGACCCCGTTCGACCAGTACCCGCGCAAGGGCCGGGCCACCGGCGGCGTGCGCTGCCAGCGCTTCCTGAAGGGCGAGGACGTCCTGCTGCTGGCCTGGGCGGGCACGTCCCCGGTCCGCGCGGCGGCGGCGAACGGCACTCCGGCGCTCCTGCCGGCCGTGGACCCGCGCCGGGACGGCTCGGGCACGGCGCTGCCGGCCGTGGTCGCGGCGCTGGCGGGCGCGGTGCTGTAG
- a CDS encoding restriction endonuclease, with translation MSRRSGGLISDWAEAQRRTQQTQLIQQREAERRQRAYERDVARGQREQQAAYKQHREAEARRATERLDAQVAALQGLLAAGCRAPAFRLAALARTERLEPFDPGTLAHPVPLPQLHHFQQQSGGWTLGSNRRAQAEREAHARYTQAWQAAQAAEAQRQQQLAAYRQQYDRWAAEQLAGIRGHNAGLTELAGALRAGDAEAAVEYFSAALYASAGWPENLPRQVSAAYDPARRQLVLDWELPGYEVVPEAKSVRYVPSTDQDKETARPATQRRAVYRDLLAQCVLLVVRDLYAADEFGVLESVVVNGFVDAHDPVTGREAQLVLASVSAARSAFTGLRLELVSAVDCLVEGLGGQLSARPDQPAAVRPERRPGEVGGVVSHGGHAGRDDDEDEPDLFAMDPIAFENLVAELFRAMGMEALTTQRSGDGGVDIEANDPSPITGGRIVVQVKRYRNTVSPTAVRDLYGTVQDKGANKGVLVTTATFGPTSYTFADGKPLELVPGAALVDLLHRHGLRGRLGPGTVASVPAQRTAGPQPAADHNVLGMSWAGPVALDVCALVCEGSRVLSEDHFVFFNNPNTPDGSVRTHAHAAPDKAALLVSFDALPQRCDRLVLIAAVDPEVNPHADLAGFTDARIRLLDAAGGELGELEVSDGRAGETALVLGSFRRRPGGDWDFVLGGKGYPGGLEPLLGDFGIEVA, from the coding sequence ATGAGTCGTCGGTCGGGCGGATTGATCAGTGACTGGGCCGAGGCCCAGCGCCGGACGCAGCAGACGCAGCTGATCCAGCAGCGCGAGGCCGAACGCCGGCAGCGGGCGTACGAACGGGACGTGGCCCGGGGGCAGCGCGAGCAGCAAGCCGCCTACAAGCAGCACCGCGAGGCCGAGGCCCGGCGGGCGACCGAGCGGCTCGACGCCCAGGTCGCGGCCCTGCAGGGACTGCTGGCCGCGGGCTGCCGGGCCCCGGCGTTCCGGCTGGCCGCCCTGGCCAGGACCGAGCGGCTCGAACCCTTCGACCCGGGAACCCTGGCGCACCCCGTGCCGCTGCCACAGCTGCACCACTTCCAGCAGCAGAGCGGCGGCTGGACGCTGGGCTCGAACCGGCGAGCGCAGGCGGAGCGCGAGGCGCACGCCCGGTACACGCAGGCCTGGCAGGCGGCGCAGGCCGCGGAGGCACAGCGGCAGCAGCAACTGGCGGCGTACCGACAGCAGTACGACCGCTGGGCGGCGGAGCAGCTTGCCGGGATCCGCGGGCACAACGCCGGGCTCACCGAGCTGGCCGGGGCGCTGCGCGCGGGCGACGCGGAGGCCGCGGTGGAGTACTTCTCGGCGGCCCTGTACGCCTCGGCCGGCTGGCCGGAGAACCTCCCCCGACAGGTGTCGGCGGCCTACGACCCGGCGCGGCGCCAGCTGGTGCTGGACTGGGAACTGCCCGGCTACGAGGTGGTGCCGGAGGCCAAGTCGGTGCGGTACGTGCCGAGCACGGACCAGGACAAGGAGACGGCCCGCCCGGCCACGCAGCGGCGGGCGGTCTACCGGGACCTGCTGGCGCAGTGCGTGCTGCTGGTGGTGCGCGATCTGTACGCGGCCGACGAGTTCGGCGTACTGGAGTCCGTCGTCGTCAACGGTTTCGTGGACGCCCACGATCCGGTGACGGGGCGGGAAGCGCAGCTCGTCCTCGCCTCGGTGTCGGCGGCGCGCTCCGCTTTCACCGGGCTGCGGCTGGAGCTGGTGAGCGCGGTGGACTGTCTGGTGGAGGGGCTGGGCGGGCAGTTGTCGGCGCGGCCGGACCAGCCGGCCGCCGTGCGCCCGGAGCGTCGGCCCGGTGAGGTCGGCGGCGTCGTCAGTCACGGAGGGCACGCGGGCCGCGACGACGACGAGGACGAGCCTGACCTCTTCGCGATGGACCCGATCGCCTTCGAGAACCTGGTCGCGGAGCTGTTCCGGGCCATGGGCATGGAGGCGCTGACGACTCAACGGTCGGGCGACGGCGGGGTCGATATCGAGGCGAACGACCCGTCCCCGATCACGGGCGGACGGATCGTGGTGCAGGTCAAGCGCTACCGCAACACCGTGTCACCGACGGCGGTCCGGGATCTTTACGGCACGGTGCAGGACAAGGGGGCGAACAAGGGAGTGCTGGTCACCACCGCGACCTTCGGCCCCACGTCGTACACCTTTGCCGACGGCAAGCCGCTGGAGCTGGTTCCCGGGGCCGCACTCGTGGATCTGCTGCACCGGCACGGACTGCGCGGCCGTCTCGGCCCGGGGACGGTGGCCTCGGTCCCGGCCCAGCGGACGGCCGGGCCGCAGCCCGCCGCGGACCACAACGTGCTCGGCATGTCCTGGGCGGGGCCGGTCGCGCTGGACGTGTGCGCGCTGGTCTGCGAAGGCAGCCGGGTGCTCAGCGAGGACCACTTCGTGTTCTTCAACAACCCGAACACCCCGGACGGTTCGGTACGGACCCACGCGCACGCGGCGCCCGACAAGGCGGCGCTGCTGGTCTCCTTCGACGCGCTGCCGCAGCGTTGCGACCGCCTGGTCCTCATCGCCGCGGTCGACCCGGAGGTCAATCCGCACGCCGACCTGGCCGGCTTCACGGACGCCCGGATCCGGCTGCTGGACGCGGCGGGCGGCGAACTGGGCGAACTGGAGGTCTCCGACGGCCGCGCCGGCGAAACCGCCCTGGTCCTCGGCTCCTTCCGGCGCCGCCCGGGCGGCGACTGGGACTTCGTCCTCGGCGGCAAGGGCTACCCGGGCGGCCTGGAACCCCTCCTCGGCGACTTCGGCATCGAGGTCGCCTGA